Proteins from a single region of Salvelinus fontinalis isolate EN_2023a chromosome 15, ASM2944872v1, whole genome shotgun sequence:
- the LOC129812140 gene encoding homeobox protein not2-like, with protein sequence MQVPNRPIGAGAYGYSAMRHYASLYPQRSSSQCAAATKPASGKSFTIDALLAKPSETHIDRTSPIHCRLKYQPTAPLHPFQTQMSSALPQYLYSPNMMHTPVHSHTQPGYSVYCCPPFSHHASCHGAFYAHETGLSMSHSFKHKGGKSKRMRTSFTNEQLDRLEKEFARQQYMVGSERFLLASGLQLTEAQVKVWFQNRRIKWRKQSLEQQQNKLVKLGLATPVKSPGSQGLGEEAEEIDFSDG encoded by the exons ATGCAAGTACCGAACAGACCAATAGGAGCGGGAGCGTACGGGTACTCCGCCATGCGCCATTACGCTTCGCTCTATCCACAGCGCAGCAGCAGCCAGTGCGCAGCGGCGACCAAGCCTGCCAGCGGGAAATCTTTCACCATTGACGCCCTGCTCGCCAAGCCGTCGGAGACACACATAGACCGAACGAGTCCCATTCACTGTAGACTCAAATACCAACCGACAGCGCCACTACATCCCTTCCAGACCCAGATGAGCTCAGCGCTGCCACAGTACCTCTACTCGCCCAACATGATGCACACGCCGGtgcacagtcacacacaacccgGATACTCTGTCTACTGCTGTCCACCGTTCTCCCACCACGCGTCATGCCATGGGGCCTTTTACGCACACG AAACAGGTCTATCAATGTCCCACTCATTCAAACACAAGGGAGGGAAATCCAAGCGGATGCGCACCAGCTTCACCAACGAGCAGTTGGACCGTCTGGAGAAGGAGTTCGCCCGCCAACAGTACATGGTTGGCTCGGAGAGGTTCCTTCTGGCGTCGGGTCTGCAGCTCACAGAGGCTCAG GTTAAAGTGTGGTTCCAGAATCGACGCATCAAATGGCGCAAGCAGAGTCTGGAGCAACAGCAGAACAAGCTGGTTAAACTGGGCCTGGCCACCCCAGTGAAGAGTCCTGGTTCTCAAGGTCTGGGGGAGGAGGCGGAGGAGATCGATTTCTCAGACGGATAA